The Primulina tabacum isolate GXHZ01 chromosome 7, ASM2559414v2, whole genome shotgun sequence genome includes a window with the following:
- the LOC142552161 gene encoding protein NTM1-like 9 gives MMKLEALPKGFRFRPTDEELVNHYLRFKINGHHSAVGVIPEVDVCKWEPWDLPALSVIKSDDREWFYFCPRDRKYPNGHRSNRATEAGYWKATGKDRTIKSRKSSPSYPVNANVIGTKKTLVFYRGRAPKGERTNWIMHEYRATEPDLDGTGPGQGDYVLCRLFHKADEKRDDLKYDEVEPTRSSPSGNISSPDEVSSDLYQEPKGLAAHLLNELEDVNKWEDELNYRTPTLAPVERCASHGLSHSKEGAATEVYESSRLMSKEARCNQLDNKFVDPLQSLIYNDLGNCIGSPFADDFGNDHNGLNFQDGTYEQDASLSELWEVLKKNDNYSCKESVNHEPSAAN, from the exons ATGATGAAATTGGAGGCGTTGCCAAAGGGATTCAGATTCCGTCCGACGGATGAAGAGCTTGTTAACCATTATCTGAGGTTTAAGATCAACGGTCACCATTCTGCAGTCGGAGTTATCCCAGAGGTTGACGTCTGCAAATGGGAACCATGGGATCTCCCTG CTCTCTCAGTGATAAAGTCTGACGACCGAGAATGGTTCTACTTTTGCCCTCGTGATAGAAAATACCCAAATGGACATCGCTCAAATAGGGCCACAGAAGCTGGTTACTGGAAGGCCACCGGAAAGGATCGCACTATAAAATCACGCAAATCGTCACCTTCTTATCCAGTCAATGCCAATGTAATTGGAACAAAGAAGACTCTAGTATTCTACAGGGGTCGTGCTCCTAAGGGCGAGCGAACGAATTGGATCATGCACGAGTATCGTGCCACTGAACCAGATCTTGACGGGACTGGCCCTGGACAG GGGGACTATGTTCTATGTCGCTTGTTCCACAAGGCGGATGAGAAGCGAGATGATTTAAAATACGACGAAGTTGAACCTACCAGGTCATCTCCTTCTGGCAACATATCATCTCCTGATGAAGTATCATCTGATCTATATCAAGAGCCTAAAGGACTGGCTGCTCATCTTCTCAATGAACTGGAAGATGTGAACAAGTGGGAAGATGAGCTAAACTATAGAACTCCTACTCTAGCACCAGTTGAAAGGTGTGCATCTCATGGATTGAGTCATTCTAAAGAAGGAGCAGCTACTGAG GTGTATGAGTCATCAAGATTAATGTCTAAAGAAGCCAGATGCAATCAGTTGGACAACAAGTTTGTGGACCCTTTGCAGTCGTTAATTTACAATGATTTGGGAAATTGCATAGGTTCTCCGTTTGCTGATGACTTTGGCAATGATCACAATGGATTGAATTTTCAAGATGGCACATATGAGCAGGATGCATCCCTATCAGAGTTGTGGGAAGTTCTTAAAAAAAATGACAACTACTCATGCAAAGAGTCTGTTAATCACGAGCCCTCAGCTGCGAACTAG
- the LOC142551029 gene encoding heavy metal-associated isoprenylated plant protein 30-like, protein MVKSLERLFSSLASAIAYCFFHYQDHHHHYPSAKNHNIPKAGRPLSLQTVELKVRMCCSGCERVVRESIHKLRGIDSVEVDLEMEKVRVIGYVDRNKVLKAVRRAGKRAEFWPYPNPPLYFTSSNNYFKDMSNEYKESYNYWRHGYNIADRHGSLPVTHRGDDKVSNFFNDDNVNACCLM, encoded by the exons ATGGTGAAGTCACTTGAGCGACTATTCAGTTCTCTGGCCTCAGCTATCGCATATTGTTTCTTTCACTATCAAGATCACCACCACCATTACCCATCTGCCAAAAACCACAATATTCCCAAGGCTGGTCGACCACTTTCTTTGCag ACTGTAGAGCTCAAAGTGAGGATGTGTTGCAGTGGATGCGAGAGAGTTGTACGAGAATCCATCCACAAACTCAGAG GAATAGATTCAGTGGAGGTAGATTTGGAGATGGAGAAGGTAAGAGTCATTGGATATGTTGATCGCAACAAGGTGCTGAAAGCCGTGCGGAGAGCCGGGAAAAGGGCAGAGTTCTGGCCATACCCGAACCCTCCTCTCTACTTCACTTCCTCCAACAACTACTTCAAAGATATGTCAAACGAGTACAAAGAGAGTTATAACTATTGGCGGCATGGCTACAACATCGCCGACCGGCATGGCTCTCTTCCCGTCACCCATCGGGGCGACGACAAAGTTAGTAACTTCTTCAATGACGATAATGTTAATGCCTGCTGTCTTATGTAG